The following nucleotide sequence is from Acidisoma sp. PAMC 29798.
GAATCGTCGCTCCTCGCGCGGGAGCGCGGATCGAAACTTTTGCAGCTCGTCGCGGACAAGGATTCGCGTGCGTCGCTCCTCGCGCGGGAGCGCGGATCGAAACATCTCGACCCGCGTCGATCGGTTCCGACCGCCGGTCGCTCCTCGCGCGGGAGCGCGGATCGAAACATGCATGGGTCGGAGAGCAGAAGAGCGATTAATTGTCGCTCCTCGCGCGGGAGCGCGGATCGAAACCAGTAATGGGTCGCCCACATATTCGCAAAATCTTGTCGCTCCTCGCGCGGGAGCGCGGATCGAAACAGCATCTTGACCATCGTCTCGCTAGAAACAACGGGTCGCTCCTCGCGCGGGAGCGCGGATCGAAACACGGCGGAAGATGATTTCGATTGGTATCGATTTGTGTCGCTCCTCGCGCGGGAGCGCGGATCGAAACACCGACCGAGATGCACTCGCCGAACCCCAGCAGGCGTCGCTCCTCGCGCGGGGGTTCTGTCAGGCCTCGCGCCATGAGCGGAAAGGTTGGATGTCTCTGCCAAACGGGTAAACTGAGCGTTGGCCGATATGTAAGGACGCCCGGGAATGGATTGCGTTGACTGTGGCTCGTCGGCGGTGATTGAGCGCCGGGAGGTCACGGCACGAGGCTACCGGCGATACCGGTGCCGCGATTGCGGGCGGCAGTTCAACGAGCGCAGCGGTGGGGTGCTGAACCGCAGTTGCCTGCCGAGCGACATCATCGCCTTCGTGGTGTTCTGCCGGCTGCGCTACCGGCTGACGCTGCGGGACCTGAGCGAGATTATGGCGCTGCGCGGGATCGAGATAAGCCATGAGACCGTCCGCGACTGGGAGGTGAAGCTGTTGCCCATCATGGGTGACGCGCTGCGCAAGCGGCGTCACGGGACCCGTCGCGCAGCCGGCGCCAGCTGGTATGTTGATGAAACCTATCTGAAGGTCCGCGGCCGATGGTGTTACCTCTACAGGGCAGTAGACCGAGACGGTAACCTGATCGACGCGATGCTGAGCGAGCATCGCGACATGCAGGCGGCCAAGGCCTTCTTCCGCTCGGCGCGGGCGACCATGGGCATTCGGCCGGACAGGATCACGACCGACGGTCATGGCTCCTACCCGAGAGCGATCCGAACTGTGCTGGGCAAGACCGTGCAGCACCGGACCAGCGTCTATCTGAATAATCGCCTTGAACAGGACCATCGCGGCATCAAGGGCAGGATCCGATGTATGCGGGGCTTCAAGAACCACGAAGCTGCCGAGCTCTTCTGCCGAGCACACGGGGAACTTCGCAATCTTCTTCGCCATCGTCGCCGTCACAACCAGATCGTCTCCGCCTCTCACCGTCGCGCCCGCTTCGCCAAGGCAACGTGCATTGCGCTCACGATCATGCAGAACGCGTAGATCCTCGCGCGCGCCACGCCTAACGTTAAATCACTGGCGGTATACCTGACAGAACCCTCCAGAAGGGCGCGAAGCGCGATCTTGTCCTCGGTCATCGTGGTGATCTCCAGGTTCCGGTTGCGTCTCGACAACCCAACCCTACCCAAGATCACCGCGGTGGCCACTAACCGGCCTGCCTGCGCCAGACTCTTGGCGGTCGCTCCGGCAGGCCAGTCAGTGGCCTCCTACACCACGCCCCGGGACACGACCATTAAGCACAGGTCCTTGGGACACGATCTTCCATTTCGCGTCGCTCTCGCTTGTTGGCGAGAGCATGTGGCAGCCCTTCAAATATCTTCTCGAAAACGGAGTCAACGGTATCCGGCTGATCGAGGCCTGCGTCCGTCATGACGTGCCGCGAATCGTTCTGTCGTCGACTACGAATCTGTTCGGCCCGCCCGACCGCATTCCTATCGATGAGAGTGCCACGATCAGCCCGCATTCGCCGTAAGGCGAACGCAAGCTCATGATCGAGCGGACCTTGCACTGGGCCCGGAAGATTAATGGACTTCGTAGCGCTTGCCTGCGTGATTCAACGCCGCCTGCTGCGATACGGATGGTCGTTTGGGTGAGGATCACGACCCGGAGACGCATGTTATTCCGCTTACGATCGACGCGGTATTGGGGCGGCGTCCGCCACTCGCTTCCTTTGGCACAGATAACGAAATGCCGGATGGAACCTGCATCCGCGACTATGTTCATGTGACGGATCTGGCGGACGTTCATATGCGCGTCATCGACCAGCTTGATCACCGCAGAGTGGGTTACAATGTCGGCACGGGGCGCGGATATTCGGTGATGGAAATCATCGCATCTGTGAGGCGTATTGCCGGGCGCCGTGTGCCGACACTCTTAGCAGAGCGTCGACTTGGTGATCCGGCCATATTGGTCACGGGTGCGGATCTGCTCCGCTCTTAAACAGGCTGGTCCCGAGGTTCATCGATCTCGACGCCATCGTCACCAGTGCCTTCTGCTGGCGCGAATGCCATTCGCATGGCTATGGGGCCAAAAATACAAGGCATTCCGAGATGGTCGCATAATCACATTGAACCCGATCCAAATCAGGCGTTGGCTATTCCACGTCGAACGATACAATCGTCACCAGCGCGCTGTTCCGGTACTTACGCTCACCTTACTCTATGATACACTTTTCACTGTGCAACTG
It contains:
- a CDS encoding IS6 family transposase, with protein sequence MDCVDCGSSAVIERREVTARGYRRYRCRDCGRQFNERSGGVLNRSCLPSDIIAFVVFCRLRYRLTLRDLSEIMALRGIEISHETVRDWEVKLLPIMGDALRKRRHGTRRAAGASWYVDETYLKVRGRWCYLYRAVDRDGNLIDAMLSEHRDMQAAKAFFRSARATMGIRPDRITTDGHGSYPRAIRTVLGKTVQHRTSVYLNNRLEQDHRGIKGRIRCMRGFKNHEAAELFCRAHGELRNLLRHRRRHNQIVSASHRRARFAKATCIALTIMQNA
- a CDS encoding NAD-dependent epimerase/dehydratase family protein; the encoded protein is MWQPFKYLLENGVNGIRLIEACVRHDVPRIVLSSTTNLFGPPDRIPIDESATISPHSP
- a CDS encoding NAD-dependent epimerase/dehydratase family protein; this encodes MGEDHDPETHVIPLTIDAVLGRRPPLASFGTDNEMPDGTCIRDYVHVTDLADVHMRVIDQLDHRRVGYNVGTGRGYSVMEIIASVRRIAGRRVPTLLAERRLGDPAILVTGADLLRS